The genomic interval TTCGCCGCTGGTCCAGCCGAGTCGGCCGTACTGGCGTTGAATGTCGAGAAGTTTGTCGGCGCTGTCGACGTCCACGGTGACTCTGGCGCCTAGGTCGGTGGTGAATTCAATGTGCAGCATGCAGCCTCCTTACGTAAATAACATAACATGAATTGAGGCTTCTGACCAGTGGGAAGCGCACCCTGTCAACGGACCAGCACATAGAAGGCCCTTTCCCCCTCCCGCGCCAGATCCACAACGGTGTACCCCAGCGCCAGCGCTCCACTGAGGGCTTCCCGCAACGCCAGCCGCCACGCACGCCGCACCGGTCCGGGCAATGTCTCCGCCCGGACCGGCACTTCAATGAGCAGTTCTGGCGCGTCCGACAGAAGCACCGCGCCTGGTCCGTCACCCAGCGCCTCCAGCACCCGCACGCCTCGCGGCGCCGGCGCCGGCCGCTCCGCCCGCGGCGCCCTCAGGTCCCACTCCACCATCAGCCGGTCCGCCGGAAACGCCGAAACGCGGTCCTCCTCCAGCGCGTACCAGTCCGGCAGGTACGTCCGCGTCACCGCCCCCAGCTTCCCAAGATTCAGCCGTGCGTTGCGCGCCACCAGAGGATCGAAGGTCCACGTCATGCGCGTCAGCCCCTGCGCCAGCGCCCGTTCCCGCTGGGCGTGCTTCAGCGCCACCGCCAGGCCGCTGCCACGGCACGCCGGGTCCACGGCCAGCAGGTGCGAATGATGCCACCATTCCCCGTCCTGCAGGGCCGGGAACCCGAACGCCAGCCCCACCGGCCGTTCCGGGTCCGCTTCCTCATACGCGCCCAGCACAATGCCCCCCGTGACTGCACTGACGCGGAACAGCGTGCCTGGCGTCACCTCCCGGTCCACATACCCCCAGGCGGTCACCTGCACGTCCTCCAGACGCCGGAACGCCCAGGGGTCCCTCACCTCACGGATTGAGAACCCCGGTACGCCGCCCGCCGTCAAGCGCGGACCTCCTCCTGCACCTCCGCCACG from Deinococcus taeanensis carries:
- a CDS encoding GNAT family N-acetyltransferase — protein: MRDPWAFRRLEDVQVTAWGYVDREVTPGTLFRVSAVTGGIVLGAYEEADPERPVGLAFGFPALQDGEWWHHSHLLAVDPACRGSGLAVALKHAQRERALAQGLTRMTWTFDPLVARNARLNLGKLGAVTRTYLPDWYALEEDRVSAFPADRLMVEWDLRAPRAERPAPAPRGVRVLEALGDGPGAVLLSDAPELLIEVPVRAETLPGPVRRAWRLALREALSGALALGYTVVDLAREGERAFYVLVR